The following coding sequences are from one Anguilla anguilla isolate fAngAng1 chromosome 12, fAngAng1.pri, whole genome shotgun sequence window:
- the LOC118209909 gene encoding uncharacterized protein LOC118209909, whose translation MLPNAKGRENAAPALCDRLHVLPESAWISSGYAVFLPRSKDMQIGSKMVRLFAACNYCSRNHHATKAKKFPWKMALGSTAVLIIFLFCYSSQLFVWPNVWLAKKADSRIATLTPVSGSKMFLLNAYLEHRTWNASIRFITIAWRSEKIDYSCVFTCNEGLVPSPAKLTVHPSHFWFPYGTADLLCEIPPGCSKLRAAVTTVGGSTSNLTFLPVRNQKRRESNFPVDFTICHSTMFNKYNNVLQFVQAMEMYQLLGAKRVVLYKTDCSPDMEEVLRYYRDIGLIEIIDWPIDKYIKVSSSWIASESPGDLHYYGQIPVLNDCVYRNMYRTKYLFMHDPDEIILPLQNVTWYEFLSTLEQKYSSDASFYFENNVFPIEELEESGKYNLSQWAGIPGVNFLRHVMREPIPKRHFTTGKLIVNPRRLFEISVHTIKKQSHRTVEVPYDFARLFHMRRRKNTKLKREDLVMDKALWRYAPEMIRGVDHALSKMDLPSRRLNSAVHP comes from the exons ATGTTGCCCAACGCCAAGGGGCGGGAGAACGCTGCGCCGGCGCTCTGTGACCG tttgcacgtcCTCCCCGAGTCCGCGTGGATTTCCTCCGGGTACGCCGTTTTCCTCCcacggtccaaagacatgcag attgGAAGCAAAATGGTGCGACTGTTTGCAGCTTGCAATTACTGCTCAAGAAACCATCATGCAACCAAGGCAAAGAAGTTTCCCTGGAAAATGGCTTTGGGGTCAACTGCAGTACTTAtcatcttcctgttctgctATTCATCACAGCTCTTCGTATGGCCCAATGTATGGTTGGCCAAAAAGGCAGACTCGAGAATTGCCACGCTCACCCCTGTTAGCGgatctaaaatgtttttgttgaacGCGTACCTTGAACACCGCACCTGGAATGCCAGCATTCGGTTCATCACCATCGCGTGGCGTTCGGAGAAGATTGACTATAGCTGCGTCTTCACCTGCAACGAGGGGCTCGTCCCCTCTCCCGCAAAGCTGACGGTGCACCCGTCGCACTTTTGGTTCCCCTACGGCACCGCGGATCTGCTGTGCGAAATCCCTCCTGGGTGCTCCAAACTTCGCGCTGCCGTGACCACCGTCGGAGGAAGCACGTCCAACCTGACCTTCCTTCCGGTTCGCAACCAGAAGCGACGGGAGTCCAACTTCCCGGTGGACTTTACCATCTGCCACTCCACCATGTTCAACAAATACAACAACGTCTTACAGTTTGTGCAAGCCATGGAAATGTACCAGCTCCTGGGGGCCAAGCGTGTGGTCCTCTACAAAACCGACTGTAGTCCAGACATGGAAGAAGTGTTGCGCTACTACAGAGACATTGGACTCATTGAGATCATTGACTGGCCCATAGACAAATACATCAAGGTGTCATCTAGTTGGATTGCTTCGGAATCACCCGGAGACCTACATTACTACGGCCAAATCCCAGTGCTGAATGACTGCGTATACAGGAACATGTACCGGACGAAGTACCTGTTCATGCACGACCCGGATGAGATCATTCTCCCGCTGCAGAACGTCACCTGGTACGAGTTCCTGAGTACTCTCGAACAGAAGTACAGCAGCGATGCCAGCTTCTACTTCGAGAACAACGTCTTCCCCATCGAGGAGCTCGAAGAAAGCGGCAAGTACAATTTGTCGCAGTGGGCGGGGATCCCTGGAGTTAACTTCCTGCGGCACGTCATGCGAGAGCCCATTCCCAAAAGACACTTCACCACCGGGAAGCTGATTGTGAACCCTAGGCGGTTGTTTGAAATTAGCGTGCACACCATAAAGAAGCAGTCTCACCGGACCGTGGAAGTGCCGTACGACTTTGCGAGATTGTTCCACATGAGACGCCGCAAGAACACGAAGCTGAAAAGGGAGGACTTGGTGATGGACAAGGCTCTGTGGAGGTACGCCCCAGAGATGATCAGGGGAGTCGATCACGCACTCAGCAAAATGGACCTGCCTTCTCGAAGGCTAAACTCTGCCGTGCACCCTTAA